CTGGTCCCGGTACATATTTGGAGTCTCTGTTCCATCTTCTGGGTCTCTGGTCCATGTTCGCTGGTCCCGGTCCATGTTCGGAATCTGTGGTTTTGGTCCATGTTCTGGGTCTCTGGTCCATGTTCAGagtctctggtcttggtccatGTTCagagtctctggtcctggtccatatttGCAGTCTCTGGTCCATGttcagggtctctggtcctggtccatctTGAGggtctgtggtcctggtccatatgcatagtctctggtcctggtccatctTGAGGGTCTCTGGTCGTGGTCCATGTTCGGGGCAAGCAGAGCTGGTACTGTGTTGTTGTGCCAGTTTACTGATGTGAAATCTACGTTAATGTCAGTTTAGTTTATATCGAATGAGTTGGAGCCCCAGCACTGATCGAGacgctgcagctgtttcttttGTGCTCACATCATGTGTATTTGTTGTGTTATGACTTTGTGCCATAGTGTTGCAGTGAGTGCGCactctgtatttttctgttgtggatcagtttggattttaaaatgcaaacCTGCTAAGTAAAATTTGCTTTAATGAAAAATACCAGTGACTGGATTGTGTTGATTGTTGgcctgtttcatgtgtttgaGGAGTAAGTTCCATTCATGCAATGCTCTGTGTATTACTGTTCATTTGATTTAGTTCGTCTTTACTTTCGGGAAAGAAAAAATACCTGATGCACTGTAAACCCGAATCAGTTTCCAGAACTCAAAAAAATTGAGGCAAATGATTCCCTCAATTTTTTTGAGTTGGATTTacttaaaagtcaaaatttctCTTAACTTAAAAGGGTTATTGACTTGTACTTGTACTGTTTGATAACAGTTAACTCAAACAAAATATTCAGCTCAACTCAAAGACTTGCAGTTAGTAGGACTTACATTTTTTGCGTTAAGGTAACTCAATTCTTGTCAGTTATTTTGACTTCAAGTTTTAAGTTCTCCAAAAACTGGATTAAATTCACAGAACTCAGAAAAATAAGTACAAACCAAATCATTACATGTTCCTGTAACTCaaaatttatttgtttgtgttatcaATGTTTTAAGCACACAGATCACGATCACATCAAATACACTGCGTTTGTTTCCTAAAAAACATGCCTCTCCAAAAATGGAGTTTAACTAACTTCAGTCATTTCTTCCCTTTTGGGGTTGCAGGCAGCTAGAGTCGATCCCAGGTGCTGTGGGCAAAGGCAGGGTCACCAGCTGACATTTACAGACAGACATTCACTCACACCTCAGAGCAATTTAAGGTGAccagttaacctgacatgcctgtttttggattgtgaggaggaagtcagagtacccagagagaacccccacacacacacacagggagaacatgcaaactccacacagaaaggccctgagttCCAggcggtatttgaacccagtaCCTTCTTGCTGgaaggcaagagcgctaaccactacacTACCATGCAGCCACAGTCTAAACCAACTTAAGTAACAACTTTAACTAACTTAACATTCCAAATTCCTTGTTCAGCCTTCTAAATGTGTCTGGCCACTTCAATTAtcagaaacaataataaagattaaataatGGCAAAATTAGAATCTTTCATTACAGttaaagaaaaagtgtgtgCTTTTAGCATCTATTCCTGAGtaaggcagcagagcagcagttcagttcagcagcagtttttttttgttttggtttgtttttttttaccctctgtCGTGGTAGTCAGTGCACGGAATAAAAAATTCTGGATTGCCTTCAACACATAAGTAACTGATCATAGCAATCAGTTGTAATCACAGCCTATAAAACAGTAACTGATtggataatgaaaaaaaaaaaataaataaaattaatgctCTTTCCCTTTCACTATCATCTATGCATATGACACTTTTTCGTAATTGATTTGGAATGTTAAATTACTTATATgacaaagacaatgttttttctttaattatccGTATTTGAAACAATATAAATAACAGGATTTTATAGCATgtaattaaattactttttttaagttgacCGTAAGCGATGTTTTTGAGTTATGCGTGCTTCTATATAAGTATAGTTCAATTAACTCTAAGGTTATCAGTTAGAGACACTCAAAAGCAAGAACATGTTATACCAACTTAATATAATTAAGTCAGAACAACTTTTTCTAAAACTTTGAGTATACTCTACTTAAtctatttaattattttgaatattCAGGTTTACAGTGTGTAGCATGTTGAGATGTGTTGATGTTGATAAGTTTGTCTGGAAAGATAACTTCTGGTACAAAATTAGTGAAGTTTTCTTAATagagaatttcaaaataaataataataatgaataaagtCCGTCTTCACAAATAGTCAATTCAAATTTTTACGCATCTTCAAAAGTCCAATGTAGATCTCTCAGAAATTGTCAGGATGTGCAGGTTATCAGAATGACtttctgttattttaatttatattcCTTAATGCAGTTAATGTTACATGcaaggtgcagtgtgtgtgcgtgacagtcatgaagtgtgtttgtgtgagaggaGAAGTATTTCACCCAGTGTACCTCTGTACTGAtagctgtgaatgtgagtgtgtgtggctgtctgtgtgtttgtgttttctctggaacGGACTGGTGACACGTCAGCTGGGACTGGCGCCAGAGCTCGACTGGTGCTCAGGTTTCACCGGCGCCACTGTCTTACAAAGAGGAACGTTAAAGTGCATTCTCACTGCTACATTTCACAAAGTCATCTTTGTGGTTGTGAGACTGAACGGTGAACACACTTTTCTGTAAGTTAATGTTTAATGGAATGATGAGTCGTACTCTTCAAccgcaaaagttgaaaaaatggaaaatcaaTGAAGACTAAGAGAGTGGCTGCCTCTTTCACAGCAAGGTTCTCATCACtttgctctgtttttgttttctcccacagtccaaaaacaattaaatggtGAATCTAAGTCCGTGGCAGGTGGGAATGTGATGTCTCATTTCTTCTCAGTGTCGGCCCTGCATGGACACGGTGCATCAAGCAGGTGTGAACAGATTACATGCATGGGGACACAGTGAATAAGATGGCTAACGTGGGCCTCTTCTTCCCCTGCATGGTGATGTTCACATGTCTCTGCTACTTCATGTTCAACGATGCAACAGCGTGGGCATCTGCAAAGCTGTGGCCTGTCTGGAGCAAGTGAGCGGGACTGTGAGGCCTGTGAAGCTCATTGACCTGAGGCCGGCTGCAAAAAATCCAAAGTCTTCTTTGTAAATTCCTCTAAATATATTGTTTCATCtatattttgtttattacaattaaaaaatacagtcaATAATGTAATGAGTGTTGTAATCAACTGAAGTTTTTGTAActtttgtgcagttttcttaGCACAAATAGGTTTCGGTAATGTCAGAGTTCATTGGGGCTACATACTATGACCACTTTTGTCaattattgaaatttatttAAACAATTTTTAACAATCATTTTTAACAATCATGTAACTGACAGCATTTGTTAGttatatgatttattttttctattacTTATTAAATAACAAATATTAGGTTATTGGCCATTATTGCAGTATTAGTTGTGACAGATAGCTATTGTTCCTACTTCCATAAAACATGTAGTAAACTCAGAATGGGAAAATACTGTATCTTacagtttttaaattttaatatttgatgCCTTTGGACATTCTTTTGTTCAAATATTTCTGAAATCAGGGTTGGAGATTTCTGGAAAAGTGCTTTAAAATGAGCAGATGCGAAGAACAGCGTTTCAAATTTAGGAAAAGGTTTGTTCCAACATCGTCGAAATAATTTGTACCAACCAGGTGCCTCTAGTCTACAAGTCTCAGAGATAAAGCAATTTTTtatgctttaaaaataaatttgttGCCGTAGAACACAAATAAAGTTGCGCAGTCTCTGTGAACTGCTTAGTCATGGTTCCCTATATAACAGGCCATTTCAGTTGTACTCATCGCAGAAGCGTCACCTCAGTCTCAACCACCGGGACTTTGCAGGCGAGATGCCCACTTTCTCCTGTCTTTCTCAGCTAAAGgtataaataatatttatatatCAAAAGTTGACTGATATATTTTACAGAAAGACAACTTTAACTTTGAATCTTTGAGACAAATGTGTGGCAGTTGTTGATTGTTTCAGGAAGTAATTCATCGAGTTATCATTGTTGCTCCAAGATGTGTGCaaattattttgtgttgtttgtctaCGTAGCCCGATTTTTATAAACAGAATTTCCTAGATTTCCTGAATTACTGGTGGTAACATTTATTCATGTCAATTCTACAGTCTGTTCGAGTCAACTGAACCATTTGGGAATAAATATAAAGGTAGACTTGTATTTGTTGCCTCCTTCTGATTATGTTAAATatcttttaatcttttattcAATGCCATCATCTGAACGATACTCGTCCATCCTTGTCATTACCGTGTCATCCATCTCAATGCAACTTGTTTAGATGACTGGCCTTTGCTGGACACCCGTTGTGctggtctttctcctctctgctcaaCATAGTTTTGGTGCAGTGGATCAAAACTGGCTCAGAAACATCGTCGAAGCTCTAAAGAATGAGTGAGTATATTTGTCTCTTGTGTCTCCAACTCTCCTACTAAATTTCTGTCATTTGCAGCATGAGActgaaaaacactaaaatgtgAAGGTCGACCGTTCATAGCCTTATAAATGACAACCTGAGCTGCGTTGCGTATTCTGACACCTTTGTTTGAAAACCAGCTTCAACCTCTGAAGAAGATTTAACTAAAGTAAGACATTGTATTTGccttgtttcctttttttaacagGTATGCACTTGGTGATGCTTTCACTTTGGCTGTGAATATCCCACAGAACCAAGACCCAGCTGATCTTAAACAAGTCCTTCAGAGCGACCCAGTGGACAAAGTGAAGGAAGCCGTTTCACAGGGTCAAGTGTACCAGGGCACCAGTGTGATCGCAGCAACACAATCAGATGGATTGTCACGAGTTCTTGAAAACATACAGTCCCTCAAAACTGACAATCAGGGAAATGTTCTGGTAATCTATTCTGAAGTTGCCCCAAATTCAAATGACAACAGCATGGCAGACAAAATTAACTATGTCCTTCAAAACTGGAATGCTtatgcatttgtgttttctaGAGTAGCTGATGTTCCCACTGCCGATACCTCTCAGCTGGCTGGATCTTTTAAGCTTCTTGACATTTCCAAACTAGGGCTTGATAACATTTTCCGTTGCTATAAGCCTGATGATTCTTTTCAGTGCACCAGCTGTTCCTCAGGGGGAGATGTTACACCCTCGTGTGTCGCAAACTCAGCTCCCGCAAATCAAGAGCAAGGCACGGTTGCAGACACAAGTGGAGATGCCGGCACAGGCGCAGGTGCAACTGCAGGTGGAGACACAGATGCAGGTTCAGGTGCAGATGCAGGTGCAGCTGAAGGTGCAGACACAGGTGAAAGTCCAGGTGCAGACACAGGTGCTGGTACAGGTGCAGGTGTAGATGCAGGTGCAGGCGCTGATGTAGGCACTTACACGGGGAATGGCATAACCATAGGTGCGGGAACAGGACTTGGGAAGCAGGGCAAGGCTggcaaaatgagaaaatgcaaGGGTCGTAACCAAGGCTGCAACCGCAAAAGAGGAAGTAGAAAAAGAAAGTCTGGCAATGTCAGAAGATCACGCAAGCGAGGACCAGGGCGCAATGGTAGGAAACAGGGTAAGTTTCGTGGAGGTGGAAGACGTGCCAGACGTAAAGGAGGTAGAAGAGGAGGTAAAAGTGCCAAACGTagaggaggcagagggggaGGTAAGCGTAGAGGAGGTAGAGGGGGACGCAAAAGTGCCAAACGTAGAGGAGGAGGCAAACGCAGAAAATGGGGAAACCTTCAAGACATATTTTGGGAGTGGTAAACGGTTGACAACTGCATCTAATCAGCAGCGCAATACAACTCATGCTATGTTCCCAAAAAACAccttcatttttaaacatttaacaaGTCTCGTGTCAATAAATTTGCTTTTAATGCTAACAATAATTGGACATCTGAATGCATGTAGACAACCAACAAGTGTTGTGTAACTATTTTATCAATAAAGTCATAATTAACATCATCAATAGCAGAGATTTCATCAAACAGCTTTCAAATTGAAGATTGATGGAATATTGAAGAACTCTGTGGTTTGTAGAAACATACAATAccaagatttttcttttcccctaAGAAAAGTTTATTATTAAGAAAAGTTATTCAGtaaggattttaaaaaaaaaattcagatattCAATTATTTTGTTGTCGTTaatgtggttgttgttgttgttgttatccTTTCCAATATTATTGAgagaagagaaaggaaaaaatatatactttttttaatccttGACATGTATTCTGTATGTTTTGTGATAAACAATGGCTTTCTCTTTTGGATTTGAATAAACCTTGGCTTGgtatttgttcttgttcttaTGATGTTTTTACTCCAACTTGTGGAAAGATCAAACAGGGGTTTCATAACGGAACTTAAAAAAGGGTCAGCAACATGTTCCTCTCATGAGTGTGCAACACCATGAAATATTTGCTTTACTTTTGAAACTATGCCTGATTCTGCCCCTCTCTAATAGCAGAACCAGGGTTCCCAGAATTGACTGAGCATTTCCAGCCCAAGCATAAAATGAAACCTGTCTCACTATAATAAAAACAAGTCACACTGACATCCTCTGTAGAAAACCCTTAACAAAATTGTGAAATTATTGCATGTGAAATAAAAACCTGGCACACAAATCTCCAAAACAATCTGTGTAAAAGTTATTATAGTCCTTGCTATGTCATAACTTTCAAACATGTTCTCTTCATTGTTGCCAACTGTATTCACAGTTatctttttcatatttcatagCATTTTAGAGTgtcactgatgatgatgatatccTGTAGAGCAGATTCACtctcatttcaaaataaaataaactgttgaCAAGACCAACAGCGAGTGTAAAAAGTTCACCTTTCATGTCAAATATTGCAATTCTTTTGAGAATAATTTCTCTAAATAATTCACAAAacttactgattttttttttaacctatttaTTCCTTTACTGTTGCAACAACACACCAACAGCTGGGTAACCAGCCTGTCTCACAACGATCTAAATGGGTGAAcaatcaaatgcttttttgaattctgcttcacaatgataggaagagccgtttgttctgactttttgggaggtgtcagaaaagttaccacaaaGATAACTGACTTGTGGCAGCCAAGCGTTCGTAGTGATTTTAATTGTCACTTTTTAATCCTTCAATGTCAGCTTTCGATGTTGAAAGGTTACTTTTGCCCTACTgatgaggttaaaaaaataaataaatacacttaCAAACAAATCATATTCAAATAAGCACTCACACCTATACAAATTCTAAAAATGCCATAAACAGGTGAACACAGAAACTCATGCCAATTGTCACACTGACTGTGGCAGCTCAGTGATGAATTCAGACTATTGCCCCTAGTGACATTTAAGGTGATCAGCAAGATCGGCAAGAAATTCAAATATCTGCTGGttgttcagtttcttttaggcacacacacacacacacacacacacacacacacacacacacacacacacacacacacacacacacacacacacacacacacaaaggaaggaGGCATGAGGCAGCTGGTCaaggcagcagcggcagcagcaaaCGGGGGATGATAACTTCGTGTATGTGGCGCTTTCAATCTGCCTGCTGTAAGAAAGGCAGGATGATCTGGCCTCCATGTCTCTGACGTCACGCCGTTCCAAACCGCAGCCTCAGTACAGAACGCCGCGAGGGTCAAAATAGTCCCGACAATCCGCAGAAATGGTTGAAAGCACGAAAACAAACTCACATCGGCCACTGGCGGGTGAGTGTTTTTACACAccacactattttttttttttaccagccaTTGGCGTTTGCGGAGTATTTGATGCCCTGCGGATTGTGTTTAGAGTGGTGGCAATG
The nucleotide sequence above comes from Salarias fasciatus chromosome 6, fSalaFa1.1, whole genome shotgun sequence. Encoded proteins:
- the LOC115389910 gene encoding nucleolin-like yields the protein MTGLCWTPVVLVFLLSAQHSFGAVDQNWLRNIVEALKNEYALGDAFTLAVNIPQNQDPADLKQVLQSDPVDKVKEAVSQGQVYQGTSVIAATQSDGLSRVLENIQSLKTDNQGNVLVIYSEVAPNSNDNSMADKINYVLQNWNAYAFVFSRVADVPTADTSQLAGSFKLLDISKLGLDNIFRCYKPDDSFQCTSCSSGGDVTPSCVANSAPANQEQGTVADTSGDAGTGAGATAGGDTDAGSGADAGAAEGADTGESPGADTGAGTGAGVDAGAGADVGTYTGNGITIGAGTGLGKQGKAGKMRKCKGRNQGCNRKRGSRKRKSGNVRRSRKRGPGRNGRKQGKFRGGGRRARRKGGRRGGKSAKRRGGRGGGKRRGGRGGRKSAKRRGGGKRRKWGNLQDIFWEW